CATAGCGAGCCGAAAAATGGCCAATGAGTAATCTTTTCACATTAGAAGCAAGAGCAATCTGAGCAGCTTGGCGAGCCGTGGTATGATAAGTCTCTCTTGCCCGTGGAAGCTCGTTATGGGTAAAAGTAGCTTCATGGAACAACAAATCAACATGTTTGATCTGTTCAACTATCTTTTCATTAAAAATTGTATCCGAGCAATATGCATACCGGCGTGACGGGGTTGCAGGTTTAGTTAAACGACTGTTAGGAATAACATCTCCTTCGGGTGTTATAAAATCCTCACCATTCTTAATGCGGTTCATTTGATAGATAGGAACTTTATAGAAATCGACCATATCTCTGATAATGTGATTTGGACCCGACTTCTCTTCGAATAGAAATCCACAGCAAGGAATGCGATGATCCATAGGGATGGTAGTAACGACAAGAGAGCGATCCTCATAAACTACCTCCGGTTTTTTACACTCAAAAGGAACAATAGTCACCTTATAAGGAAGATATTCACAGAAATAATCGAGTATTGGGTTCAGATATCTTTCGATATCTTTATGAGCATGTATGTAGAGTTCGGCGGTACGTCCCAGCATACCAAAAGTTGAAATCAGTCCAGGCAGTCCAAAACAATGATCTCCGTGAAGATGAGAAATAAAAATATGGTTTAGGCGGGAAAACTTGAGTTTAGACCTGCGGAACTGCACCTGAGTGCCTTCGCCACAATCAATCATAAAGAGCTTGTCACGCAGATTCACTACCTGAGAAGTGGGATAATGACGAGTGGTAGGCAAAGCCGACCCACAACCGAGGATATGTACTTCAAATTTTTCCATGCCTTTTTTAGAACGAAAGGGGCTACCGCGCACGGCAACCCCTTTGATTTATCAATAAATTATTGATTACTTTTTATCAGCGTCCATTTGCTCTTTCAATGCAGCTAATGCATCGATGTCACCTAATGTAGTTGAAGCTGCCTGGTTTGTTACAACTGGTGCTTCTTCTTTCTTGCTGGTTTTCTTTGCAGCTTTCTTTTCTGCTTTTTCTTCTGCCTTAGCAACATCTTCGAAAATACGGCTGTGAGAAAGAATAATTCTCTTAGCATCTTTATTGAATTCGATTACTTTGAACTCAAGTTTTTCGTCTAACTGAGCCTGTGAACCATCTTCTTTTACAAGGTGCTTAGGAGTAGCGAAACCTTCAACACCATAAGGAAGAGCAACTACAGAACCTTTATCAAGCATTTCGATAATTGTTCCTTCGTGTACAGAACCTACAGTGAATACTGTTTCAAATACATCCCATGGATTTTCTTCCAATTGTTTGTGACCTAAGCTCAAGCGACGGTTTTCTTTGTCGATTTCAAGAACCTGTACTTCGATATCTGCACCGATAGTAGTAAATTCAGAAGGATGTTTAACCTTCTTAGTCCAAGAAAGGTCAGAGATGTGGATCAAACCGTCAACACCTTCTTCAATTTCTACAAATACACCGAAGTTAGTGAAGTTACGAACTTTTGCAGTGTGCTTGCTACCTACAGGATACTTCTCTGCGATAGTTTCCCATGGATCTTGTTTCAGTTGTTTGATACCCAAAGACATCTTACGTTCGTCACGATCAAGGGTCAGAACTACTGCTTCAACAGTGTCACCAACCTTCATAAAATCTTGAGCGCTGCGTAAGTGTTGTGACCAAGACATTTCAGAAACGTGAATCAAACCTTCAACGCCTGGAGCAATTTCAATAAATGCACCGTAGTCAGCCATAACAACTACTTTACCTGACACTTTATCACCAACTTTGAGGTCAGCAGAAAGTGCATCCCATGGATGAGGAGTAAGTTGTTTCAAACCAAGAGCGATACGTTTCTTTTCGTTATCGAAGTCAAGGATAACCACGTTAAGCTTCTGATCCAATTCAACAACTTCTTTAGGATCGCTAACACGTCCCCAAGAAAGGTCTGTAATGTGAATCAAACCGTCTACGCCACCCAAGTCGATGAATACACCGTAAGATGTGATATTTTTAACAGTTCCTTCAAGAACTTGCCCTTTTTCAAGTTTACCAATAATTTCTTTCTTCTGTTGTTCAAGTTCAGCTTCGATAAGAGCTTTGTGAGAAACAACAACGTTTTTGAATTCCTGGTTGATTTTAACAACCTTGAATTCCATAGTTTTTCCAACGAATACATCGTAGTCGCGGATAGGCTTAACATCGATTTGTGAACCTGGCAAGAACGCTTCAATACCAAATACATCAACAATCATACCACCCTTAGTGCGGCACTTGATAAAGCCCTTAACAATTTCTTCAGTTTCGAGAGCTGCGTTAACGCGATCCCAAGAACGAGCAGCGCGAGCCTTCTTGTGTGAAAGGATTAACTGACCTTTCTTGTCTTCCTGATTTTCGATGTAAACTTCTACTTTATCACCTACTGTCAATTCAGGATTGTAACGGAATTCATTCAAAGGAATGATACCATCTGATTTGTAACCGATGTTCACTACAACTTCACGTTTGTTCATCGAGATTACAGTTCCGTCAACAACCTCACGGTCGTTCACTTTGTTAAGCGTACTGTCGTATGCTTTTTCCAGTTCTTCCTGGCTAACTCCTGCGAAGGATTCGCCCTTTTCATAAGCATCCCAGTTGAAATCTTCAACAGGAGCAATGTTCTTTAAATTTTCCATTAATAATTTGTTTAAATACCTTTAATTAAGTAAGACATTATAATTGACTATATAAATCGGGCACAAAGATAATGTATTTCTTCAAAACAAGAAACATTTAGAAATTATTTCTTCTACTAAATTTCTATAATTCACTCATTAACACAGAAGAAGATACGTCATTAGAGACTATAATAACAACACCAACCATTAGAATGTTGATTCTCTGACATTATTAATTTGTTTGAGAAACAGTCTCGTTGTTTTATTTCACCCTGTTTTATAGTAGCCTATTAAAAACGTGCGGAAAACAGACTCTTATTTCTATATATATAGGGGGCGAAATAAAAAGTTCCGCGCCTCATTATCAAACAACTAACTTTGAAAATAAAATAGTAAGACAGAAAACATGGCGAAGAATTCTCATTCTGCCAGTCAAACTCGAGTTAAAATTTATTTAACCATTAATTATCAACACATTATTGGAATCAAAACCATATAAAAACATTGTTTTGATAAAAATTAGCATTTAATTTTTGTTCTGAATACAGGTTTATTAACACATGAATCCTTCCGCTTATATGCTTTAATTGAATAACGGCGATCTCATAACTAGAAAAAAGAATATTTACTATTCATTATCATAGAGGGAACGTTCACGAAGATTCTGATATAAAGTGTTCAGTTATACTGTTATTCTAAGATTTTTATACTTGAAGAAAAATAAAACATAACGAGAAGATTGGCAAAACAAGGCGGCAGATTAAAATTTCACGGCGACAGTTTTTTGGGGAGCTAATTAGTTTCGCTCGCAGACTCGCAGGTGTAACTTAGTTTGTTTACAAAGTGCTTGTTTGCCTACGAAAGACATTCAAATTAAAGAACTATTTAATAGACAGATATTAATCAGACATGCAACAACAAGGTGTATTTTATCAGACCATATCCTTGACAATACTTATTGCTTGGCATACCATCTTATGCTTTCAAGATACATCTTAAATGCACAATCTGTATTTTCCGTCATTAGTCAACTCCATTTGCCCTCAACATTTTATCAAGAATCTCCAACCATTATTTGATGTAAAAAATAAAAATGTAAATATAAGCGGCAGATTATAAAAATTAGCAGAAAATCAGATGCCCCAAACTTTCACAAGCATGGGGCATCATTCAATTAAAAAATCATGAATTCACTTCTAAAAGTCATTCATTGTCTCTTTCAACAGCAAAAGAGACTCTCCTAACCAACACTAACTAATATTACACCTACAAGAAATATTCAATAATCATGTAATATCATACAAGCTAATCTGAAACCAGTAAGCTATTACGATTAATGTAAAGATAATAATTTAAATTATTAAAACATCCGGTTTTATTCAGATAAAAGAAAGAAAAGCAATGCAAAGGTTTGCAGTAGCTTTCATTTCTTCAGAAAGCCTCTTAATTAGCAATACAGTTTGTTTATTTTAAAAAAGAAAGAACGATCGCACTTAAGGTTTAATTAATCAATAAGAATAATAGCAAACACTTAATTTTCCAATTTAAGCAACACACGTTCAATTGCATCCTTAAAAGCCGATTTAGGCATCGCTCCTTGAGCCATTTGAGGATTACCATACATGGGTACGAACAACAAAGAGGGAATACTGCGTATATTAAACACGGAGGCTAACTCTTCTTCCTCTTCTGTATTGACCTTATAAATATAAATTTTCCCGGAATATTCAACAGCCAATTCTTCTAAAATTGGTGCTATAACCTTGCACGGGCCGCACCATGAAGCATAAAAATCTATAATAGCAGGTTTATCGCCCAAATACTTCCATTCATTGGGACTTTCCACATAATTGGCCACTTTGGAAAGGAAACCATCTTTATTGAGCGGTATTGTTTTCATCTTAATCTCTTTTTAATTGATTATTTCCTTATCAACTTTTGTTTGCACAAATCAAGGATAAAGTTATTTCCTTTATACATCTTCGTCTCAATCAAGCCTTACGGCTATACCCGTTCACTATATAAAAATCTATAGAGTAATAACAATCAATTTATATCTTTAGTTTTCAGAAGGAGAAATTATTCATTAAAAACAAATAGAAAAATTTTGAAACACAATAAATGTTCATATATTTGCAAACATAAATTTTAAATAATTTTTTATATAAAAAACACTAATTTATTCTTAAAATGAAAAATGCGTTTAAAGTGCTGCCAATCATCGCAGCAACTCTTCTTTTCACTAGTTGTGCTTCCATAGTTAGCAAAAGCATTTGGCCTTTGACAGTTAACACAAATCCAAACGGAGCAAAAGTGGAAGTGACCGATAAATCTGGAGCAACTGTTTTTGAGGGAATTTCACCAACTACAATGTATCTAAAATCCGGGAGTGGGTTCTTTAGCAAACAATCATATACACTAAAACTGACCATGAATGGATATGAATCCAAAACCATACCGGTGAATTGCAGCGTTAATGGCTGGTATTTCGGGAACATACTTTTTGGAGGACTTATAGGAATACTTATTGTTGACCCGGCAACCGGTGCAATGTACAGACTAGATAAGGAAGCATTAAACGAGACACTTGAAAAGAAAGAGAATCAAACTCAAGCCTCTTTAGAAATAAAAGACATCAAGGACATCTCACCTTCTTTAATTTCAAACTTGGTAAAAATAAACTAAAGAAAGAATTTAAAAATTAAATATTTTGTACTTTAAAAAAAATATAATCTGATCTATAAAAAATGGATTCTGTGATCCATTATCGAACATATACAATCGAGCAGGAGAAAAATGAATAAATTTTCTTCTGCTCGATTACATTTTACACAAACAATAATATTACAAGGATACCTCGCTCCAACAATTGTCAGAACCTCTTTGTATAAATGTGACAGTAAGGTTCAGTTCCTCTAAGTTCGTAATGATTTTGATGATATTCTTCTGCTCGCCAGAAAGTCGTGGCAGGTGTTATTCTGGTTGCTACACGATACCCCTTTGCTGTTAAATCAGCAACCAGCTTTTCGGCAACTTCTTTCTGCTCACTTGTAGTATAAAAAATTTCAGAACGATATTGATCACCAAGATCTGGCCCTTGACCATCTTCTTGTTCAGGATCATGAATCTCAAAGAAAAGTTTGGCCAGTACTTCATAACTAGTCTTTGACGGATCAAAAGTTATTCGTACCGCCTCTGCATGGCCTGTATTATGACGACACACTTCCTCGTAAGTAGGGTTCTCTTTATGTCCGCCAATATACCCCGCCTCTACTGAAATAACCCCCAAAGCCTTTTTCATGAGATGTTCAACCCCCCAAAAACACCCTCCGGCAAAAATAGCTATTTCATGATCTGTTCCCATATTTGATTCTTTCTTTAACTCTTCCATATTCGTATTACATCAATTGATATATTAACGCACAAACATACATATTAATCTTCAAACTATAAACAGTTAGTTTAAAGAATCATATAGTTATCCTTAAAAACAATCAAAATAGAATAGCCTGTCGTTTTATTTAATATCTTTGTCAGATAAGAAGATAAATATCATTTCCACACAGCAAACATATAATTATGGAACTAACCTATATTTATCACAGCGGATTCGCTTTAAAATACAAATCTTTCAGCATTATTATTGATTATTTTAAAGAGCCCTTCTCATCATTTGAAACAGAATGGGTACATTCACAGCTGCTTAATTACTCGGGAAGGCTTTATGTCCTATCATCTCACTCACATCCAGACCATTTCTGCCCAGAGATTTTTAACTGGAAAAAAGAAAAGGAAGATATTCGCTATCTTCTCTCCAAAGATATACTTGATGTAGAGAAATCAAAAAGAACAAAGGTCATTTACCTTGACAAGCTCGATGTTTATGAAGATGATTTAATCAGAGTCAAAGCATATGGTTCAACCGATATTGGCGTTTCTTTTCTAATTGAAGCTGAAGGTAAACGCTATTTCCATGCAGGTGACCTAAATAACTGGCATTGGAACGAGGAGTGTTCTGAAGAAGAATCGGCCGGATACGAAAGCAGCTTCCTGAAAGAAGTTGAATTAATAGCTAAAGAGGTAAATCATATCGATTTAGCCATATTTCCAATTGATCCTCGTCTTGGCAAAGATTACATGAGAGGGGCGGAACAATTTATCAGTCGAATTCCTACAAATATATTTTCTCCGATGCATTTTGATAATGAGTATCAAAAAGCTGCTGCATTTGCCTCTTTTGCAAGAATAAAAAAATGTAAGGTTATAAAATGGAATCACAAGGGAGACTGTTATACATTATAGAAACAACTACAAAAAATATAAATTGTATCGATTAACAAATAAAAAAAATTATGGAAATAAAAAGCAGATTTGATCATTTCAATTTTAATGTCCTTAATTTGGAAAAAAGCATTGAATTTTATGCAAAAGCTCTCGGGCTAAAAGAGGTCAGACGAATGACAGCTAAAGATGGCTCGTTTACACTCGTCTACCTTGGCGATGGAAGCACCGATTTCACCCTTGAGCTAACTTGGCTGAGAGATCGAAAAGAGCCTTATAACCTGGGAGAATGTGAATTTCACTTATGCCTTCGAGTTCCGGGTAATTATGAAGAAACATATAAATTCCATAAGGAAATGGGGGTTGTATGTTACGAAAATAAAGACATGGGGCTCTACTTTATAAATGATCCGGATGGATATTGGATCGAAATATTACCCTTAAAATAAAAAAAGAACGAAACACATCCGGATAATAAAAAAAGTAGTATTAGAATAACTGTCTGAGGGGTTAAAACAAAATCAATCAGATAGTTATTGTATTTACAAATAAAACTAAACGGTTATTCCTCTAAAAAATCCGTCGATAAATCAATAAAAAAATCCTTCATCCAATTCTTATTAATAAATATTTCGAGAAAAAACTAGGCGATTAATAAAATCGTACGTATATTTGTCTAAAATCTATAAAATAGATCTTTTTAAGATAAAAATATCAGAAACACATCTCATTATGAATAAAAATTTTTTAGCAGAGCTCGAAAAAGGCACTAAAAATGCATTGATTAAAAAGAGAATTATCAACCACTATATTTATAATGGTAATTCTACTATTACAGACCTTTCTAAAGAAGTTGATCTTAGCGTACCAACCGTTACAAAGTTCATCAGTGAAATGTGTGAAGAAGGTTTCATTAATGATTACGGAAAATTAGAGACTAGCGGAGGACGCCATCCTAATTTGTACGGATTGAATCCTAAATCTGGATATTTTATCGGAGTTGATATCAAACAGTACGATCTTAACATAGGTCTGATTAATTTTAAAGGAGATCTAGTAGAGCTTAAAATGAATGTTCCTTAC
The Bacteroides sedimenti genome window above contains:
- a CDS encoding MBL fold metallo-hydrolase; the encoded protein is MELTYIYHSGFALKYKSFSIIIDYFKEPFSSFETEWVHSQLLNYSGRLYVLSSHSHPDHFCPEIFNWKKEKEDIRYLLSKDILDVEKSKRTKVIYLDKLDVYEDDLIRVKAYGSTDIGVSFLIEAEGKRYFHAGDLNNWHWNEECSEEESAGYESSFLKEVELIAKEVNHIDLAIFPIDPRLGKDYMRGAEQFISRIPTNIFSPMHFDNEYQKAAAFASFARIKKCKVIKWNHKGDCYTL
- a CDS encoding ribonuclease Z, whose translation is MEKFEVHILGCGSALPTTRHYPTSQVVNLRDKLFMIDCGEGTQVQFRRSKLKFSRLNHIFISHLHGDHCFGLPGLISTFGMLGRTAELYIHAHKDIERYLNPILDYFCEYLPYKVTIVPFECKKPEVVYEDRSLVVTTIPMDHRIPCCGFLFEEKSGPNHIIRDMVDFYKVPIYQMNRIKNGEDFITPEGDVIPNSRLTKPATPSRRYAYCSDTIFNEKIVEQIKHVDLLFHEATFTHNELPRARETYHTTARQAAQIALASNVKRLLIGHFSARYEDDSVFLNEASPIFPNCLLAKEGLCVDV
- the rpsA gene encoding 30S ribosomal protein S1, yielding MENLKNIAPVEDFNWDAYEKGESFAGVSQEELEKAYDSTLNKVNDREVVDGTVISMNKREVVVNIGYKSDGIIPLNEFRYNPELTVGDKVEVYIENQEDKKGQLILSHKKARAARSWDRVNAALETEEIVKGFIKCRTKGGMIVDVFGIEAFLPGSQIDVKPIRDYDVFVGKTMEFKVVKINQEFKNVVVSHKALIEAELEQQKKEIIGKLEKGQVLEGTVKNITSYGVFIDLGGVDGLIHITDLSWGRVSDPKEVVELDQKLNVVILDFDNEKKRIALGLKQLTPHPWDALSADLKVGDKVSGKVVVMADYGAFIEIAPGVEGLIHVSEMSWSQHLRSAQDFMKVGDTVEAVVLTLDRDERKMSLGIKQLKQDPWETIAEKYPVGSKHTAKVRNFTNFGVFVEIEEGVDGLIHISDLSWTKKVKHPSEFTTIGADIEVQVLEIDKENRRLSLGHKQLEENPWDVFETVFTVGSVHEGTIIEMLDKGSVVALPYGVEGFATPKHLVKEDGSQAQLDEKLEFKVIEFNKDAKRIILSHSRIFEDVAKAEEKAEKKAAKKTSKKEEAPVVTNQAASTTLGDIDALAALKEQMDADKK
- a CDS encoding VOC family protein, encoding MEIKSRFDHFNFNVLNLEKSIEFYAKALGLKEVRRMTAKDGSFTLVYLGDGSTDFTLELTWLRDRKEPYNLGECEFHLCLRVPGNYEETYKFHKEMGVVCYENKDMGLYFINDPDGYWIEILPLK